Genomic segment of Candoia aspera isolate rCanAsp1 chromosome 2, rCanAsp1.hap2, whole genome shotgun sequence:
ccagccacgggtcCATCCATCTGGCCgttcaagagtcactctcatctcatcagtccataaaacctttgaaaacttcagatatttcttggcccagtcttgccgtttcaacttgtgtgtcttgttcagtggtggtcaagtttcagccttccttaccttggccatgtctctgagcgcTGAACAGTgaaccttgtacttctgggcactccaggtaggttgcagttctggaatatgacagcactggaggataatgggttcctggtagcttcatgtTCGATTCTTCTccaatctttggcagttaattcgtatctttttttctcaacatgtttcttgcgaccctgttgcctatttaaaacaaaatgtttgatggttctgtggtcacgccccaatatcttagcaatttcaagagtgctgcatccccctgaaagactttttacaatttttgacttttcagagtcagttaaatctcttttttggcccattttgcaagaggaaaagaagctgcctaataattatgcacaccttgatatagggtgttgatctccttaggccacactctccctcattacacaaatacacatcacctgataagCTTATAtgcaataagcattcaggtttatacagcttggaggtggaaaatatgcataaaaatgatggtatggtcaaaatactcacttgcctaataattgtgcacacagtgtatgtGTACACAGGCATTTTCATTTAATAACCTGAATTGAGGACATAAAATTTGAGGCACCATGTTAGGCAGTTATGCTACCATTAGACAATTGTTATACTAGCCTTCACACACCTGCATTATTCTTCAGAAAGATttccaacagcaacaaaaaagagCATACCAGATTCTAATTTATTACGCAAATATAATtatgtaaatattattttatcaaATGATCAAACTTCATTTAATAAAACCTAATGAGACCACACAGCTGTATTCCATTGCTTACCTGTCCATCTACTAGAGCTGTAAGAGGAAGATAATCAAACAGATCTGTGAAATATTTCCAAACATTGGCATTTCCATATTTCCGTAGACATTCATCATAAAAGCCATATACTTGTGTAATTTGTCTGCTTTCATGGTTGCCTCTTAGAATTGTAATGCGTTCTGGGTAGCGTACCTAACCACAGAGAATGAACAGACTTAATAATCCATTAATCAGTTATATCATTTAACTCCAAGTTGTATGCTTTCGTATTTGTACATAATATATACTAAAAATCCCAATCTAAAACATACACTATGGATAGGCTTTTAATAACCTCAATTTTACAAACTTACCTTTAATGCCACAAGAAGTGTCACAGTTTCCACTGAGTAGTAGCCTCTGTCAACATAATCTCCCATGAATAGATAGTTTGTATCTGGCGATTTCCCACCAATTCTAAAAAGCTCCATAAGATCGTGGAATTGCCCATGAACATCCCCACACACTGTGACAGGGCAACGAACCTCCTGAACATTTGATTCTTTTGTTAGTATCTCTTTAGCCTAAACAAGGGAAAAAGACAAACAAACAGCTGATCAGTTGGGAAACCTGCCTAAATTTTATTTGCATCTAAATCATAAGCTTCAAGGAAAATTCCTCTAACAAAAATGTTAGAATATTCCTGTGAATTCATGTTACAGAGATAGAGATTCAAAATCCTGCTCAGCCTCATCTATAATTTTACTCACCAACAACTAGTTTCCCTCCAATCTCATTTTCTTATCTGTAACTGGCAATTATGACAGTCTAATACAATTACAAGAATGAAAGtcagcacatttaaaaaaaaaaaaactcagggaAGGTTCTTAGTTATAAATGTATATACAAAGCTGAACTTCACTGGCAGCAGGCTAGAAAGACTGAAGACAAAAATTAAACATTGGCtggaacagtttaaaaaaaaatctaacagatGGTATCTTTTACCAATGGtatcttttaaaagataaaaaactTTTAGGAATTAGAACTTTTTCCCCCAACCACATCTTCTGGCAGCAATAAAATCCAGGGTGGATTGGTTTACTGGATTTAAAAATCTATGATTTATAAATCTAATAAGCTACTGATAGCTCTACATATATTACTTAAACAACTCAGTATAGTATCTAGAGTTAtcattatactgtatgtaatttttacttttcttaatTTAGAAATACTACATAGTATTATTTAGAAATAGAAAGAACCAAGTTACACATTCATCAATATAGTATACTTCTGTTGAATAAATCTTAAATGTTACATATATTTGCAAATGTAGCAATTCCCTGagttgttcttgtttgtttttaattttcaagaTGTATCAATTCTTATCAGAAAGTCTTCACATCATTATATCCTTAAAATTCTACAATTAGGACTTATCTCAGGTGAtgacttatttttaattaattaatattaaatgatGAAAGCATTGTCTAACCTCTTGTGAAAAACTGGTTTCACAACTAAAGGAACTCTATTTCAAGTGCTTAACTAatgatttatacaaattaaatagaaacatttttttcaaacaaaactAGTAACTATTTATTGTGGAAATGGTTCTCCTCCATCTCTGAAATTTATGACTGGAAATCTAAAATGAATGCCCATGTGACTGGCAAGGAACTCTATATATGCAGGAAATATCTATTAATGATTTAATACATCTATACTTAGAATGAGAAATATGCCATAGTAttaatgatttaatttttaaagataaaagccaatctaaaattttaaaaatccaatttaattTAAACATAGTTTTAAATAATCATTGATTTTTGTTTACTTTGTTAACTCCCAAAGCTATGCTGAAATAGTTTTCCATGTAATAGAATATACCAGAAGGGGCTTCATTCAATCCTCAATCCTTCCAAAAAGCTTGTATCAAATTGAGAACTTAGTACTGATTCTATGCAGTTGCCATTATGAAAGACAGCAGTCTaggacaaaataataaatgttttgttCTAACTATAATCAGTAATTAGGATGAATGCTATATGACTTTTACTTGCACATTTCATGCATATTTGGTAGGTAACCCTATCAGTATATGGAAGTGCCTATATGCCATTGGATAACTCTGCTGATCCTTCCTTACCtgattttagtttttttgttttaggTTGCTTACTTTCAAAATGCATACCTACACAAACAGGAAGTGAGTATACAAAATGCCAATCTTAAACACAAATTATTTCCAAGATTGCTTCTGGGCAGAGACattgttagaaaataaaaataatacggGCCTACAGCCGAACCTGTTTGGAATATATCTACCTGCCCCAGCAAAAGACAGAAGCAAACTAAGGTGGTAGAGAGCATCCTCAATTGTTAGGGAGGGTGGTACTGTATTACTTCACCTGTTTAACTTTCTGATAAATGAATATGTTGTGACTGATTATGCTTTCAACATCTAAATATGCCACTGGCATGAAAAAATTGGAGATCCCTGGGTCAAAGTATGCAAAGTATGCAAAGTGCCACTTGAATACtacagaataattttaaaatattaatacatcTATTTTATACTCATATAGCAATctaaaaaataattcttaaaagaTGATAATATATGTGAAATTCAATCTCATTAACAACAGAATTGATAAAGGCATCATGTTAGCACTGTTAGCCTGTATCAGCAGCATTTTTGGTTACTGTTTTGCTAGAAATGGCTAAAAACACTGCTCCAAtactgcaaaaagaaaacaggTACAAAAAATTAGGGATTttcagatccaattcaaggtgttggttatcacctttaaagcatgGGATGGGACTaggctacttgagggaccatctcatccccataacatcgacccgccccacccggtcaggcagagagggcatgctacggaccccatcaacaaaggaatttcatctagtggggtccaggaggtgggccttctctgcagcagtgcccaccctttggaatatcatgcccccagagttgagacgggtttcctcgctcccagaattccggaagaaattgaagacttggttctgccgccttgcttgggatgaggAGGGTAACaactccacctggggatggttggtgcCATAGTATGCCTATGGATCCGgattccatctccccttggatttagtatttattatcttatttatgtttttaaaattgtgactgaggcttagatgtttttattatcatttttattgtaaactgcccagagtcccccattgggggagaggggcggtaatataaatctaattaataaacaaacaaacaaataaaattttcaaATATTGGCCCAACCAGATCACATGGAAATACATAAGCTTTAAGCTACATAGAAAACAATCTGCATAACTTGAAAGTCTACATGTTTCTATTTCAACTATCACTAGCTCATATTCATTCCTTCTTTGGGAGCAAGGGAACAACTGCTGCATTTATGAAGACTCAAACTAGCAACCACCAACTTCCAAATATTTCCACATTTAAATGATGGGAATGCCACCATTGAGGCTTCCAGCTTCAATATGGCTTGCTCTGTTACAAAGAGGCCCATGTAAATTACGCTTCATTTCTCAGTTTCAGGTTTATGTCTTGGAACACAAGCTCCAGCAAAAAGAGGTAGTCTGTAAGGTCCTAGGGATAGTCTAGGGTCAATTGTGACATTCTTTATTAGGAACAAACAATATTCCCAATGACAGCTTCTGGGTATAAGAAACTTTTTTAAAGCCAGAGGCTGAAAATAACCAGATTTGttgttgtaaaataaaattaggatGTCATTGTTGAAGGACTGGCATCTTAACCAAAAATGAGCCTCTTCAAGCCACATCAGGCTATTCCATAGCAAGGATATTCAGGACAGCAGCTTTAAGCAACTGTGTGTATACAGAACCTGAGAGGAGCATCAAGAAAAAAGGCCAGTCTAGCTGCAGAATCATGTTTCTCCCACctctaataaaaatatgaagaaattCAAAGCTTTCAAGTTGACTTCTAAACTAAATACATGTCCAAGCTACAGCTCATCTCAGGGAATTCTTAAGAAATTTAGTTTATAGACTGTTAATATAAGACATATTTTGATCCTGATCTGTCTGAACAAATCATAAACCAGACTGCCTTATTATGTTCAAACTTAGGGAGAATCCAATTAGTTTAAAACTGTATATTTTTCATCTCCTCACAGCTGTGCCAGATAGGGGAAAGTCAGATATATGCATATAACCCTCTGCTATACTCTAGCACTTTCTGTTGAAAAAATTCAAGGAGCACTCATTTAATTCAAAACTAGAAAGGTGAAAGCCACACTGGTTGACACCTCAGTAAAAACGAGTTTTATTTACCATTGGGAACTACAAGGAGTATAGTTTTGAATAAAAAAACCTTCAAATGCACTGTATATCATGCATATGCCTTATCTTGATAGGAGAGAGTGTTACACAAATGAAGGTGACTGGATCACTGAAGGCCACAGAGTACACAACCACTGTACCTTGATAATCTTTCAGTAGCTCTATCTATAAATATAACATATACTGTGGTGTTCAGAGTTTGTGAAAATAAGCATTGTATGTTTAAACAAATTTCACTTTGTGAATCTTCAGTGTTTTGCATATAGGCTGTaaagaacaaaaggaagagaAGTAATCTAGAGGCAAGAAAAATCAACATGTATTTTTCCAAATCTATTTGAGAGGCTAGCATGATCATTAATTTTTCATAAGCTGTTTCCTAAGtccaaatttaattaaaaataatgttaaactCTTCCAGGATACTCATTATTTTATTATGATGCAGGAAGTCCCATGACAGTGTTCTAtttattttcctccaacaaaTATCAGGACTGTTTATAAACCTGAAATAAAAAGTGAACAAGTGAGAGTAGATAAATGACATTCTGAGGTGCCACAGCTACATTTGAGGGATCTATCCCATccaattttatgtattttgttttctatacCATGGATCATGGAGATCATTCCACAGTTTTTCAATTTTATCCTGCCTGACCTTGACTCTCCATCCATACACGTCAACTGACTGGCAAAACAGAAATTTAAGACTCCTCATTGTCTTATCTTTGCTGGTCATAGACAAGATCCCAGGAGCAAGATTCTAAGAACAACGAGGATACAAAACATTCTCAGGAAGACAACGGATACAAAGTATGCATTTTTTCAAGGAATTAACAGCAGAGGATAAAGTACCGTCTGAGAATGATTCTTAGGCTGTCCTCTAAGCTTCTATTTATATCACGAAGGCAAGACCTTTCTTAATAAAACCGCACTGTCCTGAACATTGTCTCAGAATTCTTGAAACTGTTGCCTTGGCTGCCAGGGCCTGTCCTACAATGTCCCTGGGTTACTAGCAGGAAGAAAGAAACCGACGTCTTTTATGAAGTAATTCTCAGCCTCTTTTAATTTTCCACCCTTCCCTTACTCCCACAGACGTTTTTCGGACTGCGCCGAGCGAGGACCCAGAGCCTTCTGGAGCACACCCCAACCAAGAGCCCGTTTCCGCATTACATACGTTACACACCTTCTCGCAAAGGCTCCGAACTTGGCTCTCGCTCAGCTGCTTGCACTCGTTGAGCTGCTCGATCCATTGGTCCAACTCCTTGGTAAAGCTCTTGTCCTCCATGCCGGCCCGCCGCCTGCCGCCAGCTCAGTTTTGAGGAAAGAGAGCGCTGGGCGGCGCAGCCAGGGCGGCGTGCTTCGGGGCGGCCCAAAAGCAGCAAGAGGGAGACGGAGGGGAAGAGAAGGCCGCCTACGCGCGGAAGGCAGGAAAGGGGTAGGGACCAACGGGCACAGGCCCAACCGCCCGTCTCGACAGGGCGCGCGAGAACCCAGGCCTCCCCTCTTCTCTCTCCGGCGCCGTGTAATGGCGGACGCCGATGGTCACGGCATTGCGCACTTCCGCTTCACGCCTCACGTCAAAAGGGTGGTTAGCGCCCCCTTCGAGCAGGAGGTTGAACTCTTGCAGAACCTTCGAACAAAGCGCCGGTCCTGGTCGGCGAAAGGAGATGTCGGTGAAGTTTTCCGAGGTCGGAACTGAGGCTGCAGCATCCGGTGTGTGGTAGTTCAGATACTAAGGGGTCCTTCTCTGCTACCCTTTTCGAGATCAGTGAAGGGCGGCTAGAAGCTTTCAtcaagatcagtgtttctcgaccttggcaactttaagacgggtggacttcaactcccagaattccccaagttgagaaacactgatatagatagaTTACAACTCCTTCATTAACGTCTTCTGTAAATTGCTTTGAGGATCACAAGAGAGGAAACCCTGAAAACTGTTGCGGAAGAAAGTCATTCCCATGCAAGAATCATTTCTCAGtccagggagggggaggagggcatgccttggctgattatgtaaaaggCTGCCAAAAACAAGCACTGATGtaagttaaaaattggaacttcGTGAATGTACtggaaacaaaacatgaatatcgaaaaaatgtaataaaatcaggAATcaaatgctggcaaggaaaagattacatggtcaatttctacaaaagatggagtggaaagtggataaagataaaacctggcaatggttTACAATggggacattaaaaaaagaaaccgaaggcttgattttggccgctcaagagcaagctattgaaactaatgcaatcaaggccagaagtGAAAAATCACCAAATCAAAGTGCAAAtggtgcaaagaagcagaagaaacagtagatcatatactcagctcatGCAAGAACACACAAACATTATGAACGACATAACACAGTCGCCagaatgattcactggaacatctgtaaaaattatcatgggccagtaatgaaaaattggtgggaatgTATAGTTGAAAAAGTCGAAAATGAGCagattaaaatattgtgggattttcaaatacaaactgataaagtcttggcacataacacaccaggtttaactgtggttgagaagaagaaagtgtggataattgatgtggcaataccaggggatagtagaatagaagataaagaattggagaaaatcacaaagtatcaagatctgaaaatcgaagttgaaagataAAATAGCATAAACCAGCTatgatggtcccagtggttattggcacactgggtgccatgcCAAAAAATCTTGGAAGGCACCTAGAAAATCTGcatattgacaaaatttccatctgtcaattacaaaaggccacacttttttggatctgcacatatactacgctgatacattatgacatcctaggttcttcgAAAGAACTCAGTGCTAATGAAAGCCAACATCAGCTAAAGAAcgggcagctgtgatttcacattgttgtgtatataatcattatcatcatcccaggtccttgggaaggactcgatgggtggataaaaatgccaaatccagtctttgttggtgcaaaacattccatatttTATGCCTGTCTGgtttatcatacactttctctaaaaataacGTATATTAGGCCTTCTGTCTCATATTCATGTATTTCTGAATGACCTCTTAAGAGCAAAAATCTGCTGAATACCCTCTGCCTAGCATAAGCCACGCTGCGCTTcccaatttttttctttgtcattgTCTCATTGACTCATTGTCACCTCTGTACTCTTTCAGTTAGAACTCTGCCAACCACCTTCTCAGGCATGTTTAACAAACTAATCCTTTTGCATTTACTCTTGCCACTTTCCCCTTGAacagtacaaagaaagaaaggcagggaCACAGCtaaggcaggaggaaaaggatTGCTGTGAAAAGGGAAATTGGGCAGGAAGCTGATAGGGCAAACAGCACATGTACCTCTGAAACTGCAGGTGGTTTCTTCCCCACTTAGGCTCCTTGATCAGTTGATGTTGGGATTCTGCTGAGCATGTGAAGAGTGAAAGGTGTTTGCACATGAAAATGCTTATGCAAAAGTTGGCTATATTGTACTCAATAAAGCCCGGAGGTTATCAAAGGACCAACCATTGACCAAGGCTACATCTCCTGCAGTCTAAAGATGACTGTTCTTGGCTGTTCATGAGCCGCAGAGCAAACCAAATGGAAAGACCTCATGTCTCAATGGGTAACAAAAGACTGATTGACTATAAGTGAGATATAACACCAGCACTTTCTAATTGTCCTATGCAAGCCAATGTAACCAGAAAGCAGAGTAATGACAAGTCTCAGAGTCTTTGTGGCATTGTTGTAGACCCTTTAACAGTAACTAGTGATAAGACAAATATTTCAACAGAGAGTACTTAAAGCTTGATGAGATCAAAGCGTTTAGCTGCTGTATCTTGTACTTGAGTAGTTCAGAGACTGCTAGCAGGAGGCATTTAGAGGCAGAGACAAGAGAGTAGTCCAAAGCAGTCCAGAAGTCAAGACTAGAGCCAGAGAGTTCCATAAATTGGTCCATGAGTCAAACCAGGGGTCTGAATGCAGGGCAAGGAGCAAGAGGGACTCGCTGCAGGATGCCACAGGCGCACAGGTCTGAAGCAGGATGGTTGTTTTCAATAAGGAAAGAAGACTCCAGAGGCTCCAGAACTGATTCAGTCTTAGGATCTTGGAACCATCCTCCTCCAGAATCTTCTACCAGAATCCAGCCCATTCAGCAAGATCACCATTCACTCTGATCATGCAGAGCCACACCTGACTCAAACTTATCAGATAAATAATTGTGTCATAAGCATCTTAAGGACACTGCTCAAAATGACTGCTGTTAAATAGCAGGGTTGGGCATACTTTACAAATTCCTGGTatattttcagactaacaaagATAATAGAACTTCATGTGATGCTCAATCCCACTGGGTCTCAGTTGAATTGCTGGCCATTTTTATAGCCCTTGCCAACACAAGCCAAATTGGATGGTggacttttcattttgttttaaagatagttcagccagcatgctgtcagAATGCCCTCTAAACATTCCTGTTTCCAGAATCATTTTATTGGGGGAGGGTGCAGGATTTTCCCCATGATTCCATGGTAATTCTTTTTCTCTGCGTCTGGCTTCCCAGCATGGTGGATTGCAGCTCAGTATTGCAAGTATTGCAGGGAGGAACCAGGGACACTAGAGGAGATGGCAAGGACCAACCTTAGCAGTTTATCTCCTGGAACTCTCTGTCTGGACTGAGGGTTTCCAGATGTCTTTGGGTGGGCAGCCTATGGCACCTGACCACATACAGCTTAAGGCCCTCTTTGTGATCTtagaatcatagggctggaagggagTTTAGAGATCTTCTTgttcaaccccctgcccagtgtaggaatcctcagaccatcctggacaaatgACTCTCCAATCTTTCCTCAAAAATTGCCAGTGATGGAGTAGCCACATCTGCAGGAGGCAAACTCTTCTCGTGCCCCAGAATCATACCACCAGAACAGGATTCCCATTAACCCCCAGTGTCCTGAAACTAACAATTCTGCTCACTTGCATGATATTATATTAGCATTCCACTTCCATATCCCAACTGTTGGCAGAtcgctaggaaagcctttggcccaggagagatcagaaaagtcacacaccaggcatttctataaaaataattttatttacagaaaacaaaacatatttaaaagcttctgcattctttcaggctctcagtgagagctgcttaactcaactctacatgcctacacagaagggaaacagaaactaaaacaagtccaggcaagttgctccccccaggtgcaaaaattaacattcgaaaaggggacagttgaattcaacctcttcacccggccaaaacgattagttaccatagtaaccttaatctgtagtagaaaacattaacactcccctttttatactacagaataagatgcaaaccaattttctttgacaattctgtctttccattcacattattttaacattatctcccctttggtttaacagaaagctaccatccttcttcctgtgtatttctaaacctaggttgttataattccaaggctttttaatgtgaaatgacttttcatgcaggcttcaaaatcaagcctttgtttttttgttgttggtgtgaacagcagcaaatcatcaacataaatgcacagatacatacagccttgtctgtctttcttcatatatacacatggatctgcttttccttttcaaaaccaaaattctgcagtttttcatctaatttttggttccaggatctagcagcttgttttaacccatagactgacttttgcagttcacagactagattctcccctttttcatagccagggggttgcataccttttacagtttctcccaagcaggataaatacaagtcaccttgtcccataattttggtcacagacccatcagccaaagagacactttgtctt
This window contains:
- the PPP2CB gene encoding serine/threonine-protein phosphatase 2A catalytic subunit beta isoform, whose product is MEDKSFTKELDQWIEQLNECKQLSESQVRSLCEKAKEILTKESNVQEVRCPVTVCGDVHGQFHDLMELFRIGGKSPDTNYLFMGDYVDRGYYSVETVTLLVALKVRYPERITILRGNHESRQITQVYGFYDECLRKYGNANVWKYFTDLFDYLPLTALVDGQIFCLHGGLSPSIDTLDHIRALDRLQEVPHEGPMCDLLWSDPDDRGGWGISPRGAGYTFGQDISETFNHANGLTLVSRAHQLVMEGYNWCHDRNVVTIFSAPNYCYRCGNQAAIMELDDTLKYSFLQFDPAPRRGEPHVTRRTPDYFL